The Gossypium raimondii isolate GPD5lz chromosome 2, ASM2569854v1, whole genome shotgun sequence genome segment ataaaatttaagtactaatttaaacattgaaatcaaacttaggtaccaaatagtatattaacTCTAAATATTTAACATACAAATGGAGTCTCTTTAGAACAATAGTTAAAGATCACACATGTTTAAACTATGttattcttttctctttacctAATATTGTaacgataaataaataatatataaatggaaTAGTATGATTTAATTTTGCCTTCAATCcatgaacttttaaaattttaaaatttgttttttattttagttcatctacatgtttgatttgaaaattaatgtccaattaataacattattaatcaAAAAGTTTGATATAGAACTTGTCCCATTAATAACAtgtattgttaatataatttcgattttaaattatacaaataaatatagtaatttATCGAAACCAAAATTGGATGGACTGTTTgccttttccttttaaatttaccTCGACTCTCCCTCGTACAATTCTTGATCTTGCCCATGATGCAAGTATTACTCATTAACCctctttaaatattataatatatattttttaggatttggtaattaatttcattttaatatttgtaaattttgtaaattttggcaTCTAAGGTTGGTTTTGACTTCTAAATTGGATTTTGTAGAAGTGTAATGACATGAAACTATAGGATTATGTcacttcaaattctaaaaaaacattataacttttataaattttaggtgATGACgtgacataattttaaaatgacgATTATtgcatatttataaaatttaaatttagagattaaaatagaaaaattatcaaattcaaatatcaaaacaaacaaaaaaattcatacGCTAAGTGAATATAATTACCAAGTACcggaataaaaaaattacattaacttttttaatacaaattggTTTTACTTTAGCATAAAATTTAGAGATTTTTTGCCATTAAAAAGATCATTAATGAGtactctaaaataaattaaatattgattcGAGCATATCGGTTGAGTTTTAATTGATTGAGATAGATATTGTTGTTAATATAAGAGAACGTGAGTTTAAATACGCTAAAAtacattatcttcctatttttgaattagagaaagagtataaataattttaagcaCCGTGACCCcgcaattaaatattaaaaataatcgtATGGTTGGGTTAGGATTGATCCACACACCTCTTCGTCACCCTCGCATCACCTCACGTCATACAAATTGTATTTGGTATTAAGCCTGGTTTTCTTAAACTAGTTATGGATTTTATATTGGAATAAAACGTTTAATTATGGCACAGTCTGAAATTTTtggatatttaaaatttagtatttgagtttttaattctaggaatttctttaatttatttttttgatttaaaattaatctcTAATTGATAatactatttataaatttataaaaatttaaataaatggtattttaatattaaaaatttgataacatgtaatatcaattgaaatttaattttaaataaaaagagaatttaattctcaagataaaaataaatgaattaaatttcaaaagtttaaaaacaaaagattagAGGCATAATTAAGCCGAATAAAcctacataatatataatattaatatattaacataAGTTATTTGTAATCAACTTTGTAAGCAAATTATGCTTCTTGGGTGGGTTtgaaatatatatgcataacaatgaaaataatctttaattttagtaatttaatttattttagttaaattagacCGTTAACATTTCAAAAAGAAGTAAGTTGTACTTTTTAACGAAATGCTGagtaaaataacaatttttataatgttagcGTGTCAATTCAAGTGATAGTCATGCCGATATgacattatttttcttatatgtcacgtcaataaaatatttaaaattataaaatattcaaacaacaacaaaattaaaaaaaacattaaataaatatgagttattatgtttaaaatttaagcgttttaatcaacatttctgtagttaattaatttatcattatcttaaatatatatttcttgaaTTTAGTTAGTGTAATTTGCAAAAGTGggtttaataattaaaactccAAAGTTACAGCAATATACCTAAGACATAAATGAAGTGATAGATTATTTGCAGACAATAAGtttctttattaattattacataCACCACATAGATTTTACAAAGGTAATGAATGAGCATAAATATGTGAATGTAgcatcatttatatttatagtataTGTGGGTTTAACTCAAGTATGTGAGATAAATTTGGGAGTTATGATTATGAGTACAGTCCATTTatatttaggtttaattcaaTTATGGGATATACAtctatttatttagatttttgattttagaaaataggtATGAATGTGATGAAATTTATTACGGCTCCACGGTTGTTTTGTTCTACTTCATCACTACACTTTATTATGAACATCTACTATTAAAACTACAATTTCCATTGTATACAGTTTCGCtgattatttataatattttaaatttctaaagacaaataaatgtttttacatacgagtttttaacatatttttacattttatcttcttgatagttataaatatacataagtAACATAGTGATTTTATATAATGAGGTGGAACGTGGTAAACAATTACAATAACCGCTCTATAGTTATagtaaccaaaaaaaaaatcatctcgcctttcacttaaagaaaaattgttttattcaaATAGAAGTTGTTTGAACAGGTATGGCCCATTGAAAAAAATGTGGAAAGGAACATAAATAGCCCATTCCTACTGAGCATGACAAGGACACACGTGTGCACTGTTGCACGTGCGAAGCCCGATACGTTAACTAGATGACCTAAATTTGAACAGCGGAAGCCATTTTCCCTCTCAAAAGAACCCCCAGAATGTGAGCTGAATtataaaaggagaaaaaaaagcCGACCAAGTGTTTGGCAAAATGCTTACGAGAAACTCCGTTTCTGAAACCCCGCAACCAACCTCACTCCGCAGGTCCGCAAGGCTTCTTAATAAGAAAACTCCCATAAAACCAATAGATTTGGATACCCCAAGGTCGAAATCAAAGGAAACCCCCGCTCGCTCCACGGTTGAAGTTTCCAGGAAACTGATAACGTCAAGTTATGGTTCATCAGATTGCGAGAATTTGAAGTCTAGGTTGCGAAGATCTCCAAGGTTGAGCAGTGCATCGAGTGCGCTTTCAAAAAGTTGTGTGAATTCGACGTCTGGGTTGCGAAAATCTTCGAGATTGAACAATGGGTCTTTGTCTAACGAGCCAGAGGATACCGAAATTTTCGAGACGAAAAAGGACGAGTCTAGGAAAAAGAAGAGTGTGAAGGGGGAGCCGTTGGatgaagagaaaaaggaaactAATGTTGGGTTGAAAGCGGTTTCGGTGGAAGGGAGAGAAAGTGaaagaaatgaagatttttCGGTTAGGAGAAAGAGGAAACCCCTTGTGGAAGCTGATGGAAATGTTCAAGGGTGGAGTAGGGAGCAAGAATCGATTTTGCAAAAAGCTTATTTTTCGGCAAAGCCAACGCCTAATTTCTGGAAGAAGGTTTCAAAGCTGGTATTTTTTCCCCATTCCTTGATctggattttcttttcttttctttttaataaaatatgacataatgTTGTAGATTGATGTGCATATTCTTTGAAGCTAAGGATTTTTGGTTACTGGTCTTAAGTGAAATTCATCTcaactatacatatatattatatatcaacTAACTTTGGCTTTAATCCTAATGGATGATGTAATGTTCACATTTGAGGTTATAACGCCGCATTTTATTAATCTTGAAGCTAGGGGTGTAAATGAGATACGGGTGTTTGCAAGCTACTTGAGTTCGAGCTTGATTATATGTTGAGCCGAGCCTGAGCTTAAAAACAGATGTTTGATCGAGCTCGAGTTGAGTATCGATCTTCAAGTTTCAAGTTGAGCTCGAGCTTGGCAGTATTTGGGCTTTGCTCGGCTCGGTTACATCCCTACTTTAAGCTAATCCATGAATTATGATgtcattttctaaaatatacTAGGGTGAAGTTTGGACCTATATTACTTGGACTCGGGTGTGAGTGTTGAATACGGATATGTATGCGACACAGATATGGCtagtttttccatgtatttgaagGATCCTTGGAGGGCATATCCCTATATCCATGTATTGGACACAAGTGTCGGATAAGGTACTttatgaaaaatgaagagtccAAGCAACATAGGTTTGGACTTTCAAGCTGCTTATATGTTGTGTTTGTTTCCTAGATGtctaattttatgtaattattcatGAAAATGCATATTGTTATGAACATAGGATGCATATGATTTCTCTTACACTATCTCAGTCACATAATGTTTTGTTCATGATGGAATCATGTATGCTTCTTGTCTAGTTCTACAAAAGGAGCCCTGAATTAGGGTTATTTGTGTAAGATCCTTCCCAAAGCTGGTTGATTATAGAATGGATTAAATGTCAGATAtgaattattcataaaatcacTAAGTAATATCTTCATTTGTAAATCTACTCTTATCCAAAGACTCGCTGCTACGATGTGTTTTGGTGTCAAATAGTCTTGCATTAGCTATTATGCTGTAAGTATTAACTTATCTACTTCAAATGCTGATGTGTTTTACCTagaatgtaatttttttcccAGTATTATTGACTCGGGACTTGATTACCCGTCAAAAATCTGTTGCAGGTGCCAGGAAAATCTGCACAGGATTGCTTTGATAAAATCCACTCTGACCATTTAACTCCAAATCAGCCTCAGCCTCGATCAAggtcaaaaagaaaaaacttatcACCCGTTGAACATTTGTCATTCTCTGCAAGCAAATTGCTTAAATCTGTTTCGTCTGCGAGTAAAGGGTCAAGGTCTAGTAAACATAAAAGCCATCTTGTACAGAAAAGAACAGTGAGACATTTGTTGCAGAAGCAATGTTATGTAGACCAAGGTGATGAAGCAGATCTATTCCCCATTCTTGAGCCCAACACAACTGCATCTATGCATGCTCTACCAAATGCTACGTTTTCCACCCCGGAAAAGTTAATGGTAAAACAGGGATTTCTCCGTAAGTGTCCCGAGAAATCTTCTTCTGGTACTAAGAAGCACCGTTCAAAACTTGGCAACTCTTCTACAGGAGCCCTTATTAGTCCCCCAGTgctgaaacaaattaaaaacagagCTTTACATGAGAAGTATATCGACCAACTACATTGCAGGGAAGCTAAGAGAAAAGCAGAATCCTCACGAGCAGGGAAACAAGTTCTTGGAAAGGAGAATCGGGGATCTCAACTTCATGGAATTGATAAGGTTCGAGCAGCGAAAAACACATTGGTTTCCGACACTAAATATGTCATTAACCAGCTGCAAAATCTGCAGAACTCTTCTGTCGATAACTCTTTGGATTTGGATAACGATGATGGTGAGGTAGGCAGTAGTGACAATGAAGGTGATCTTCAGCTTTAACAAATTCTTTTTTGATGTATCGGTATCTGCCATAACTAGCATGCTAATTAGAGCTGTTGACTTGTGACCCTGTCGTTTTAGCCTAAACCAAGGCGTTGGAAATTCTATGCTGTAAATTTGACccatataataatttcatttgtaGATTATTAGCTGCTATTGACTATTTGGAAGGGTTTATGGTAAGTGTTAAAGTTTTAGCGGTTGTTGGTAAAGGTATTGTGGTGGTCTTTGTATTAAAAGTTGGGCTTTAGTTTGCCCCCTCTATTGAAAAAATGAGCGAGTTagtccaattaaaaattttatccatttttacggttaaaaaatagtttttgtgCACTAAAATGAGGTACACATAGTGTGCCACGTgtaattgtttgattattttattagtcACATTagtttttaacagaaaaatggATAGGCTTTTTACCAGAGGaactagtttgctctttgatctattGTACaagaattaatttactcaatttgAGTAGAAGGGGTAAAATACAATCTGACTCTAATATAAGGGTCTTCATGGTACCTTCAATTGTTAGAACGAGAAGCttatatttgatgcattgtGGAAATAATCATTATTAGTAATATTGAGAAGATATTGTGTACTTTGGGAGACTGgtctaaacaaaaataaaagtatctATTTTTTAGGGGTCGGGAATATGATCTTTCACATATATGAAAacgatttataaaatttaagcatatttatttcaaacaaaTACCTATAGCTTATGTTTATTCTCGGGTTCGAATATTAGAGACGATATTGTTGAGAGGAATAATTATGAACTCAAAAAGATTAGTCTTTATGAACAGTAAGACAGGCCTAGAGGATGCTTTGATTGTACCAAAAATGATGCTGTTGATGTGTATACATTTGCTGGTCCTAGTAAACTGTTGCTTTTATTAGTGTGGTTTGTTTTATGCAATTAACAATTGCATATCATATGCTTTTTCCATGTTTTAAATAACAAGAAGTCACTATCTCTTACCAATCTAGATTTTAATTATCGGTTGGTTATGTCTGCTACAGCaatatgaaaatgaataattagagcaaaaagaaattaatagaCCACTAATTTCTGCAcacattttcctctaaaatacATTCTTGTtccattaaaaatatgaacaaaattcccttttttttttcaaccatCTAATAGTGTACAAGAAGAGAAAAATCATAGTTATATCATAACATGCTCCATTTGTGAGatttttgatttgatgaatgaACAGAGCTTTATTGATAGGAACTTGATGTTGTTGCAGATCCTCACTTGTAATGTTCTATAGACATGTTCCTCCATAGCCTGCATTTCTGAATAATGCTTGCTTTATGTCTTCAGTACTCATCAATGTCCTCTGTTCTGCAACCTAAATAACCATTACAAGACACAGTCATTTGAAGTTCAAGGACTTGCACAAACAACATGAATTCCTAAACCATACCTCTGAACAAGAAGCTTGCATTGAGAAATCATTGAAGCAACTTATAACACATTCTTGAATCTCAAGGCCTAGTGCTTCCAATGTGTTCACAGTAGATAATAGTAGTCCTGGTTTGGTTGCACACTGGATATCGATTCGAGTATCGGTCTCTCTCCTCTCTACATCAAACTGTGATGAAAAAAGAAAGCTCAATGTTTAAAGGATTAATAGGCTAGAACCTGAAACACAAGCAGAAGCAGAAGCACAAATCTGGTTTACCTTGGGGGAGTTCCTCACCAACATTTCATTTGGTTTTAACTCTTTCATGTTGTTCATTAGGCTTAAATGATTTGAACCCAGTTTTGTTTTATCTTCCTTGAGTTTATTGACCTTTTCTAAAAGCTCTTTCATGTAATCTATGGTATCTCCAAGTATAGATGTTCTATCCATCTGCATGCATCATTAAATTGCTTAGATaatgaaacttttttttaacaacTTAGAGAAAAAAGTAAAACCAAGGGGTAAGTAACCTTGCTGATCTTGGGGACTATTGATCTGAGCATTGAAAGCCTGTCATTTAAtctcttcctcctcctcctttcAGCCATTAGATTCTTTGAGGGTTGACCTTCTAATCTCTTGGCTTTAGTCTTTTTCTCTACAAACAAGCCCATGTTGAAACCTTGAATGTTGTTGATAGTTTGCTCCATTTCAACTTTGCAACTATGCTTCATTTCTTCCAAGCTGTGCTGCTGCTGATGATGGTGGTCAGTGGTGAGAAGGCCAAgctgatcttcatcatcaaccATTGATGGGTAATCTTCATGAGCAGGTGGGAAAGGTGAAGTTGAAGCATCCATCTCTGATACTGAAAACCCATCACCAAAAGGGTAAGGTTGGTCACTAAAAGGACATTCAAAGCTTGGGTTTTCAATTTCATCAGTTGTTGTTGTTGAGAACCCTAAGAAGGCAAGATTTGGTGGTGTAGCATCAAAAGATTCGAAGTTCCATCCATTAGGGAAGAACTCGGTCACCCCATTTGAAAAAGTGGTCCAACTGTCCCTTCTTGGAGCAGCAGCCATTAACTCCTCTAAGAAACCATGCTGTGAGAGCTCCATTTTTTCTCTATCTTTCTCTCTCACTCACACACACTATCTGTTTTAAAAAATGTCTCAATGAACTAATCCAAGGAAACCATGAAAACATGAAGCTGcaacaagttatatatataaaaataatagcagaaaaaaaaaaggctttaaGAAAGATTAATACTGGGGAATCTGCTAGTTTTCACTCTCAAGGTGAATTCATGTCTttttcaccaaaatttttaatcagacaaaccttaaatatttatttattccccAAGCTCCCCCTCTGAAGTGCTTTGACCCACAAATCTGTCttaacagaaaaaataaattaagaaaaagggtaaactacacccaatgtcactcaactattagtaaatttacattttggtcacttaaccttaaaaagttacaaaatagtcactgaactattcaaaagttttcattgagTCACTTGGCTGTTAAAACCGTTGTTGTATGGCATTCGCACCACTTGCACAAATCAAAAGCtctccttcctttttttttttaccgttcaacttattttttcataaaacaactttgaacTTCACAAATTTGCGAATCAAAATTCAAGCAGCTTTCTCTTAATATTGATCATCAtatcgacttggatctaaggtatccACCTTATCATTCATCAAATCATCACTTGAAGCTCACTAGCCagacttttttgaaaaataaacttaacaaCTCAATGACTTGAAtgaaacttttgaatagtttaacaatttgaatgaaaattttcgaatagttTACTAAGTATAAGtgatcaaaatgtaaacttattaataatttagtgaccttaGGTGCagtttatcaaaaaaaaaaactttagctTAGCATCATCCTCACCTAGTGTCTACACTGTTTCATTTCATTACCTCATTTAATATTAGTATACTATAGTTATTACCTATCATCACCCTTAATAATGCATGCCCTtttatctatcttttatttttgtggtttaattattatgatAGAGGAAAAGTACTGTTTCTTCACCATCATACCCAATAGAGCTGCCTATAAATATAGTTAAAAccctataaattttaaattttaaattgaaaatggtcAAATGATGATTTTGGTCCTTCTACTATATTCAAATTTGAGATTCAGtcgttatattttaatttggcataatttgaccatttatttatattttctaaatagaaaatgttaactctattacaatttgattttattttaatatttttaagagtaaaggattaaattgatgatctatttaatagtaaatgaattaaattgatctaGTCCTTATAATAAAAAACTTGGCGGTACTTTGACAatttataatatgattaattagtttaaatagttaaCACCTTTAACTATATtctgattaaaatatttattttaatgctcATTTCAACTTATCATACTAACAATTTTTCAACagtattttttaaagaaaaattcagcttaacattttaattgaaatagttaacaTCGTTAATCTTCTAGATTaagttataatattataaaaactaaattataagaCACAGGTggttgaaaaaatataaaaaaatttatattggtaatttttttaaataatagacTTCTTAAGACACAAATACCCTTATAGAATCTATTATTAACTTATGAAAAgacaattttaagtaaattctTAACATAATTGGTCTCATTTAACTTAGACcttatttgataaattgttgaacagattaaatcaattaaacattaatatttaccataaatatttacatacatttgataattaataataaaaataatttgataaatgtattttatacaaaagtatgtaaaataataaatagataagaGCTATTTATCACTTATgaagaatattttaaattaaattaatttattttaacattatattatcttataaaaatttatgtttattttaa includes the following:
- the LOC105787737 gene encoding transcription factor bHLH93; this translates as MELSQHGFLEELMAAAPRRDSWTTFSNGVTEFFPNGWNFESFDATPPNLAFLGFSTTTTDEIENPSFECPFSDQPYPFGDGFSVSEMDASTSPFPPAHEDYPSMVDDEDQLGLLTTDHHHQQQHSLEEMKHSCKVEMEQTINNIQGFNMGLFVEKKTKAKRLEGQPSKNLMAERRRRKRLNDRLSMLRSIVPKISKMDRTSILGDTIDYMKELLEKVNKLKEDKTKLGSNHLSLMNNMKELKPNEMLVRNSPKFDVERRETDTRIDIQCATKPGLLLSTVNTLEALGLEIQECVISCFNDFSMQASCSEVAEQRTLMSTEDIKQALFRNAGYGGTCL
- the LOC105787736 gene encoding uncharacterized protein LOC105787736 — protein: MLTRNSVSETPQPTSLRRSARLLNKKTPIKPIDLDTPRSKSKETPARSTVEVSRKLITSSYGSSDCENLKSRLRRSPRLSSASSALSKSCVNSTSGLRKSSRLNNGSLSNEPEDTEIFETKKDESRKKKSVKGEPLDEEKKETNVGLKAVSVEGRESERNEDFSVRRKRKPLVEADGNVQGWSREQESILQKAYFSAKPTPNFWKKVSKLVPGKSAQDCFDKIHSDHLTPNQPQPRSRSKRKNLSPVEHLSFSASKLLKSVSSASKGSRSSKHKSHLVQKRTVRHLLQKQCYVDQGDEADLFPILEPNTTASMHALPNATFSTPEKLMVKQGFLRKCPEKSSSGTKKHRSKLGNSSTGALISPPVLKQIKNRALHEKYIDQLHCREAKRKAESSRAGKQVLGKENRGSQLHGIDKVRAAKNTLVSDTKYVINQLQNLQNSSVDNSLDLDNDDGEVGSSDNEGDLQL